One window of the Halobacillus litoralis genome contains the following:
- a CDS encoding cation transporter — protein sequence MKTVLNVEGMTCEHCKSAVNGALKEVDGVEQVDVDLETGKVEVTHSETANKVEMREVVEEQGYDVI from the coding sequence ATGAAGACGGTTTTGAATGTAGAAGGAATGACTTGTGAACATTGTAAGAGTGCTGTCAATGGGGCATTGAAAGAAGTGGATGGTGTCGAACAAGTCGATGTCGATTTGGAAACAGGAAAAGTAGAAGTTACTCACTCAGAAACGGCGAATAAAGTGGAGATGAGAGAAGTTGTAGAAGAACAGGGCTATGATGTCATTTGA
- a CDS encoding heavy metal translocating P-type ATPase, which yields MSELKNMNVGITGMTCSACSTRIEKVLNKMEGVEANVNLAMEKANVRYDEHLVDPEHIKTRIEKLGYGVQKERVELDIQGMTCSACSSRIQKVLNKTDGVGQATVNLATEAGVVEYDPEKLSVEDIIGKVKKLGYEAVTKQDREEQKEQKEEELSKKKRKLWLSAILSLPLLYTMFAHLPWDIGVPVPDLLMNPWFQFILATPVQFYIGASFYNGAYRALSNKSANMDVLVALGTSAAYFYSVVEAIRWKLNPEIMPELYFETSAVLITLILVGKLFEALAKGRTTAALTKLLNLQAKEATVIREGKEEEIPVDQVQVGDEILVKPGEKIPVDGSILSGKTSVDESMITGESIPVEKQAGEPVIGATLNKNGTIRMEAERVGKDTALSGIVKIVEEAQGSKAPIQRTADTISGIFVPIVVGIAVVTFLIWYIFVAPGELPPALEAAIAVLVIACPCALGLATPTSIMVGTGKGAEQGILFKGGEYLEGTHRLTTILLDKTGTVTKGKPEVTDFVAVNGQEKELLAKVVAAENPSEHPLAEAIVQYGDSQGVQVEGTTDFEAIPGYGIKAAIDGKRIDIGTRKLMDREKITWEDYEEVISGLEEEGKTAMYIAVEGQLEGYIAVADTVKETSKQAIRHLKDLGLQVFMVTGDNKRTAEAIASQVGIDGVFAEVLPEEKAEKVKELQKQGQKVAMVGDGINDAPSLATADIGIAIGTGSDVAIETADITLVGGDLAHLSKAIGLSRKTMQNIRQNLFWALAYNTAGIPVAAIGLLAPWVAGAAMAFSSVSVVTNSLRLKRAKI from the coding sequence GTGTCAGAACTAAAGAACATGAATGTCGGTATTACCGGTATGACGTGCTCCGCATGTTCCACTCGTATTGAAAAGGTGTTGAACAAAATGGAGGGCGTCGAAGCCAATGTGAACCTGGCGATGGAGAAGGCTAATGTCCGTTACGATGAGCATCTTGTCGATCCTGAGCATATTAAGACCAGAATCGAAAAGCTTGGGTATGGGGTGCAAAAAGAACGAGTGGAGTTGGACATCCAAGGCATGACTTGTTCGGCATGCTCAAGCCGCATTCAAAAGGTATTGAATAAAACGGATGGTGTTGGCCAGGCGACCGTAAACCTGGCAACAGAAGCCGGAGTAGTGGAATACGATCCCGAAAAGTTAAGTGTGGAAGATATCATCGGTAAAGTGAAAAAGTTAGGGTACGAAGCGGTGACCAAACAAGATCGTGAGGAACAGAAAGAACAAAAAGAAGAGGAGCTATCTAAGAAGAAGCGGAAACTATGGTTGTCTGCCATTCTGTCTCTTCCGCTCCTTTATACAATGTTTGCGCACTTGCCGTGGGATATCGGTGTTCCTGTGCCGGACCTGTTGATGAACCCATGGTTTCAGTTCATTTTAGCGACACCTGTCCAATTTTATATTGGTGCTTCTTTTTATAATGGAGCTTATCGGGCATTATCTAATAAAAGTGCCAATATGGATGTGCTCGTGGCCCTCGGTACATCGGCGGCATATTTTTACAGTGTGGTGGAAGCGATTCGGTGGAAGCTGAATCCTGAAATTATGCCCGAGTTGTATTTTGAAACGAGTGCTGTACTGATCACCTTGATTCTTGTCGGTAAGCTTTTTGAAGCGCTGGCGAAAGGCCGGACGACCGCGGCGTTGACGAAGTTATTGAATTTACAGGCTAAAGAAGCAACTGTCATACGAGAGGGCAAAGAAGAGGAAATACCTGTCGACCAGGTGCAAGTCGGTGATGAAATTCTCGTCAAACCAGGAGAGAAAATCCCTGTTGACGGTTCGATTTTAAGCGGAAAAACCTCTGTGGATGAATCAATGATCACAGGTGAATCGATTCCGGTAGAGAAACAAGCAGGCGAGCCGGTCATTGGTGCTACCCTTAATAAGAACGGAACCATTCGGATGGAAGCAGAACGCGTCGGCAAAGATACCGCACTTTCCGGAATTGTGAAAATCGTTGAAGAGGCGCAAGGTTCCAAAGCACCGATCCAGCGGACTGCTGATACTATTTCAGGAATATTTGTTCCTATTGTGGTAGGGATCGCGGTGGTGACATTTCTTATCTGGTATATCTTTGTGGCACCAGGTGAGCTGCCCCCTGCACTTGAGGCAGCAATTGCGGTTCTTGTCATCGCTTGTCCTTGTGCCCTCGGTCTCGCTACTCCGACATCGATTATGGTCGGTACAGGCAAAGGAGCAGAGCAGGGGATTTTATTCAAAGGCGGCGAATATTTAGAAGGCACCCATCGATTGACGACGATACTATTAGACAAAACGGGAACTGTGACGAAAGGAAAACCCGAAGTGACGGATTTCGTTGCGGTAAACGGGCAGGAAAAAGAGCTCCTTGCTAAGGTAGTAGCTGCCGAGAATCCTTCTGAGCACCCTTTAGCAGAAGCGATTGTGCAGTACGGAGACAGCCAGGGTGTTCAGGTGGAAGGGACCACTGATTTTGAAGCAATTCCAGGGTATGGCATTAAAGCAGCTATAGATGGAAAACGTATAGATATCGGCACAAGAAAATTGATGGACCGTGAAAAAATCACCTGGGAAGATTATGAAGAAGTCATCTCAGGGCTTGAAGAAGAAGGAAAAACAGCGATGTATATAGCTGTTGAAGGTCAGCTTGAAGGGTATATAGCTGTTGCGGATACAGTGAAAGAAACATCCAAGCAAGCCATTCGTCATTTGAAAGATCTTGGCTTACAAGTTTTCATGGTCACTGGTGATAATAAACGGACCGCAGAAGCAATTGCCAGCCAAGTAGGCATTGATGGTGTATTTGCAGAAGTGTTACCTGAAGAAAAAGCGGAAAAAGTAAAGGAGTTACAAAAACAAGGCCAGAAAGTCGCCATGGTCGGAGATGGAATCAATGATGCCCCGTCCCTGGCTACAGCTGATATAGGTATTGCGATTGGAACAGGGTCAGATGTGGCCATCGAAACGGCAGATATTACCTTAGTCGGCGGCGACTTAGCCCATTTAAGCAAGGCGATCGGTTTAAGCCGTAAAACAATGCAGAATATCCGTCAAAACTTGTTCTGGGCACTTGCTTATAACACCGCCGGAATCCCGGTAGCTGCCATCGGTTTACTCGCACCTTGGGTTGCAGGCGCCGCGATGGCCTTCAGTTCTGTAAGTGTCGTCACGAACTCGCTACGTTTGAAGAGAGCGAAAATATAA
- a CDS encoding metal-sensing transcriptional repressor: MSNETLPENSGKQPVQPRTEDEKQAVLNRLKRIEGQVRGIQKMVENDRYCVDILVQISAINNALNKVGYSLLERHTHHCVADAIKKGEGEEAIDELMKVVQQFSK; the protein is encoded by the coding sequence ATGAGCAATGAAACATTACCTGAAAACAGTGGTAAGCAGCCTGTACAGCCAAGAACAGAAGATGAGAAGCAAGCTGTGCTGAACCGGTTGAAACGTATAGAAGGTCAAGTGAGAGGGATACAAAAGATGGTGGAAAACGATCGGTATTGTGTAGATATTCTTGTCCAAATCTCCGCCATTAACAATGCTTTGAATAAAGTAGGTTATTCGTTATTAGAACGCCATACCCATCATTGTGTTGCAGATGCGATTAAAAAGGGAGAAGGCGAAGAGGCGATTGATGAGCTGATGAAAGTTGTACAGCAATTCTCCAAGTAA
- a CDS encoding DUF4396 domain-containing protein, which yields MLVLISWIALTIGFLSSLIIIVDISRHPQMMKVMNFVWPINGWFFGPIALWTYFKWGRLKAENLSNEDHRGRPAKVFVSTSHCSAGCTFGDAVGVPIVALTGLMIAGSTLFAHYTVEFILAYIFGIIFQFYAIYPMNKDLGVRRSIWAAVKADSISLIAFEVGMFGWMAIVHFVLFQEPPKPNEPTYWFMMQIAMLLGFITSYPANWILVRKGIKEEM from the coding sequence ATGTTAGTTCTTATATCCTGGATTGCCCTGACGATTGGTTTTTTATCTTCTCTTATCATTATTGTGGATATCAGCCGACATCCTCAAATGATGAAGGTTATGAATTTCGTCTGGCCGATCAATGGATGGTTTTTCGGCCCCATCGCCCTTTGGACCTATTTTAAATGGGGGAGATTAAAAGCGGAAAACCTATCGAATGAAGATCATCGTGGAAGACCTGCTAAAGTTTTCGTTTCGACAAGTCACTGTTCAGCAGGGTGTACATTCGGAGATGCCGTCGGGGTTCCAATTGTAGCACTGACGGGCTTAATGATTGCAGGTTCGACTCTCTTCGCCCATTATACCGTCGAATTCATCCTTGCTTATATATTCGGTATCATTTTTCAGTTTTATGCGATTTACCCGATGAACAAGGATCTTGGCGTTAGAAGATCGATATGGGCAGCGGTAAAAGCAGATTCAATTTCGCTCATAGCCTTTGAAGTAGGAATGTTCGGTTGGATGGCCATCGTCCATTTTGTATTGTTCCAAGAACCACCAAAACCAAACGAACCCACCTACTGGTTCATGATGCAAATAGCCATGCTGTTAGGATTCATCACAAGCTACCCCGCCAACTGGATCCTTGTGAGAAAAGGGATAAAAGAAGAAATGTGA
- the fadH gene encoding 2,4-dienoyl-CoA reductase, producing the protein MENQVVIVTGGSSGMGLYMAKRFVAEGAKVAITGRNIERLEEAKKQIAGGKEDFVLPIQMDVRKVEDAERMVKETVEAFGRIDHLVNNAAGNFIAPAEKLSTNGWNSVINIVLNGTFYCSQAVGNYWIENKIKGSILNMVATYAWNAGAGVIHSASAKAGVLAMTRTLAVEWGAKYGIRANAIAPGPIERTGGADKLFESEKAAKRTLASVPLGRLGTPEEIAGLAKFILSDEASYMNGEVVTLDGGQWLNQFPF; encoded by the coding sequence ATGGAGAATCAAGTGGTGATCGTTACAGGTGGTTCCAGTGGTATGGGACTCTATATGGCCAAACGCTTTGTAGCAGAAGGGGCGAAAGTGGCTATTACTGGAAGGAATATTGAGCGGTTAGAAGAGGCGAAAAAGCAGATTGCAGGCGGCAAAGAAGATTTTGTACTGCCTATTCAAATGGATGTACGCAAAGTGGAAGATGCTGAGCGGATGGTAAAAGAGACAGTGGAAGCATTCGGGCGCATCGACCATTTAGTGAACAATGCAGCAGGAAACTTCATAGCTCCAGCTGAAAAATTGTCAACGAATGGCTGGAACTCTGTCATCAATATTGTTTTAAACGGAACCTTTTATTGCAGCCAGGCAGTCGGAAACTATTGGATTGAAAACAAGATCAAAGGATCGATTTTGAATATGGTAGCTACTTATGCCTGGAATGCCGGAGCGGGAGTCATTCATTCCGCTTCAGCGAAGGCAGGGGTGCTGGCTATGACCCGGACATTGGCAGTGGAGTGGGGTGCTAAATATGGTATTCGGGCCAATGCGATTGCACCTGGTCCGATTGAACGGACAGGAGGAGCAGACAAACTGTTCGAATCTGAGAAAGCCGCCAAGCGTACACTGGCTTCCGTTCCACTAGGGCGCTTGGGCACACCTGAGGAAATTGCTGGTCTTGCTAAGTTCATTCTATCCGATGAAGCTTCCTATATGAATGGTGAAGTGGTGACACTGGACGGCGGACAGTGGTTGAACCAGTTTCCCTTTTGA
- a CDS encoding metallophosphoesterase: MKITRRKFIKQTLASVAGILGFSAFGYSYARYFEPHMLTVQNYTIENEKISQNFHNLKILQFSDTHIGFHYNLSQLEELVETINEQKPGLILFTGDLVDEPHTYDFPPQLPKILQRLDAPLGKFWIYGNHDHGGYGTDKIREVMEQAGFELLQNQHTVIRNGTESFTLVGIDDVMLGRPDIKKTLSRVGGNPFTILMVHEPDVASEYQHYPIDVQLSGHSHGGQIQLPFFGYLVTPPYAERFVEGYYHLNQGLHLYVSRGIGTTRLPYRFLCKPEISVFQLKMKES, encoded by the coding sequence ATGAAAATAACCCGTCGCAAATTCATCAAGCAAACATTGGCGAGTGTAGCTGGAATCCTCGGATTCAGCGCATTCGGGTACTCTTATGCGCGCTATTTCGAACCGCATATGCTCACAGTTCAAAACTATACGATCGAAAATGAAAAGATCTCCCAAAACTTTCATAACCTCAAAATCCTACAATTTTCTGATACCCATATCGGGTTCCACTACAACCTTTCCCAACTCGAAGAACTTGTCGAGACCATCAATGAGCAAAAACCAGGTTTGATCCTTTTTACCGGGGACCTCGTTGATGAACCACATACGTATGATTTTCCTCCGCAGCTGCCGAAGATACTGCAGCGGCTGGACGCACCACTCGGAAAGTTTTGGATTTACGGAAACCACGACCATGGCGGCTATGGCACTGATAAAATTCGTGAAGTGATGGAACAGGCAGGATTTGAATTGTTACAAAATCAACACACAGTGATTCGAAATGGGACAGAATCTTTCACCTTAGTAGGCATCGATGATGTGATGCTTGGCAGACCTGACATTAAGAAAACGCTGAGTCGTGTCGGGGGGAATCCTTTTACAATCTTAATGGTTCATGAACCCGACGTCGCTTCAGAGTATCAGCACTACCCGATTGATGTGCAGCTATCCGGCCATAGCCATGGCGGACAAATACAGCTCCCCTTTTTCGGTTATTTAGTCACCCCTCCATATGCTGAACGATTCGTCGAAGGCTATTATCACTTAAACCAGGGACTTCATCTCTATGTGAGTCGTGGGATTGGAACCACACGTCTTCCCTATCGATTTTTATGTAAGCCGGAAATTTCAGTTTTTCAATTAAAAATGAAGGAATCCTGA
- a CDS encoding SCO family protein: MKLRIWFGMVILLLIVSACGSPIEENMSRNVDQMTTVNQHGNEVKLPEDFKGDYWIADFIFTNCDTVCPPMTGNMSRLQNQLKEENLEVPLVSVSVDPKNDTPEELVAFSKDYQPDYEQWDFLTGYTFQEVKEWSIKSFQSPLKKLPDSNQVAHGTSFYLVTPEGEVIKSYSGTDADSVTKIVEDLKTLKK, from the coding sequence ATGAAGTTAAGAATTTGGTTCGGAATGGTTATACTGCTCCTGATCGTGAGCGCGTGCGGCTCACCGATTGAAGAGAATATGTCTAGAAATGTCGATCAAATGACAACGGTCAATCAACACGGAAATGAAGTGAAGCTGCCGGAGGATTTCAAAGGGGATTACTGGATAGCGGATTTCATTTTTACTAATTGTGATACGGTTTGCCCACCGATGACAGGTAATATGTCTCGCTTACAAAATCAATTGAAGGAAGAAAACCTCGAGGTCCCTCTCGTTTCGGTCAGTGTCGATCCAAAAAATGACACTCCAGAGGAACTGGTGGCATTTTCCAAAGACTATCAGCCGGATTATGAGCAGTGGGATTTCTTGACAGGGTACACGTTCCAAGAAGTGAAAGAATGGTCAATCAAATCCTTTCAATCTCCCCTGAAAAAATTACCTGATTCTAATCAAGTCGCCCATGGGACAAGCTTTTATCTGGTTACACCTGAAGGAGAAGTCATCAAAAGCTATAGCGGAACCGATGCTGACAGCGTGACTAAAATCGTCGAAGATTTGAAAACTCTAAAAAAATGA
- a CDS encoding YkyB family protein, whose amino-acid sequence MKENQLSNRELAESLFIVNRHAKTAPEPKHLYDIKKHTIDKLLTEKRAKKVGLHFSDHPKYSQQHSTLLIEIGGYYFHIPADKQDFQQLKHLGKVDQSYRNPKPKLSLSRAKRTLYQFLNWKQPKKPAHTLQTSAQSSLLGQPTGTPWNQRPRRRP is encoded by the coding sequence ATGAAAGAGAACCAACTATCAAACCGCGAATTAGCCGAATCTTTATTCATCGTCAATCGCCACGCAAAAACGGCCCCTGAGCCTAAACACCTGTACGACATTAAAAAGCACACCATCGATAAGCTGCTAACCGAGAAGCGAGCAAAAAAAGTCGGACTTCATTTTTCTGACCACCCTAAATATAGTCAACAACACTCGACCCTCCTTATTGAAATTGGTGGCTATTATTTTCATATCCCTGCCGACAAACAGGACTTCCAGCAATTGAAGCACTTAGGTAAGGTCGATCAGTCCTATCGTAACCCGAAACCTAAACTATCTTTGTCGAGAGCAAAGCGGACGCTATATCAATTTCTGAATTGGAAACAGCCGAAAAAACCGGCACACACCCTACAAACCTCCGCGCAGTCGAGCCTACTTGGACAACCTACCGGAACACCGTGGAATCAACGGCCGAGAAGAAGACCATAG
- a CDS encoding chemotaxis protein, with amino-acid sequence MQKDQGILLETGTNELEIVEFGVGNNRFGINVIKVKEILNPQAVTKIPHSHPSVEGIIEIRGEVVPVVDVAHALGFSPSENPKQDKFILAEFNKTKIVFHVHTVTQIHRISWKQIEKPSKMYQGLETQITGVIKMGEEMLLLLDFEKVVADINPESSIHTEQLRELGERERSQKKILIAEDSGMLRAMLQETLGEAGYENTISFEDGKEAYEHLESLVEEGKSVEEEYQLMITDIEMPRMDGHHLTRLIKEEPKFSALPVIIFSSLITDDLRHKGEVVGADAQVSKPEIVELVKIIDHHIL; translated from the coding sequence ATGCAGAAAGATCAAGGGATTTTACTAGAAACAGGGACGAACGAACTGGAAATCGTCGAATTCGGTGTCGGAAACAATCGGTTCGGCATTAATGTCATAAAAGTTAAAGAAATTTTGAATCCGCAAGCAGTAACGAAGATCCCTCATTCCCATCCGTCAGTAGAGGGAATCATTGAGATTCGCGGCGAAGTAGTGCCAGTCGTAGATGTCGCGCACGCGCTCGGATTTTCTCCATCAGAAAATCCAAAACAAGACAAATTCATTTTGGCTGAATTCAACAAAACCAAAATTGTTTTTCATGTACATACGGTTACACAAATCCACCGTATTTCCTGGAAGCAGATTGAAAAGCCGAGCAAAATGTACCAGGGTTTGGAAACGCAAATTACAGGTGTTATCAAAATGGGAGAAGAAATGCTGTTGCTCCTCGACTTCGAAAAAGTGGTTGCAGATATTAATCCGGAATCAAGCATTCATACAGAACAGCTTCGCGAGCTTGGAGAGCGTGAACGTTCTCAGAAAAAGATCCTCATAGCTGAAGATTCAGGAATGCTTCGAGCGATGCTTCAAGAAACATTAGGCGAAGCTGGCTACGAAAATACTATCAGCTTTGAAGATGGAAAAGAAGCATATGAGCACTTAGAGAGCTTAGTAGAAGAAGGGAAGTCTGTGGAAGAGGAATACCAATTGATGATCACAGACATTGAAATGCCACGCATGGATGGACACCATCTGACCCGGCTGATTAAAGAAGAACCTAAGTTCAGCGCATTGCCAGTCATTATTTTTTCCTCTTTAATTACTGACGATCTGAGACACAAAGGGGAGGTAGTCGGAGCTGACGCTCAAGTTTCCAAGCCGGAGATTGTGGAACTGGTCAAAATCATCGACCACCATATTTTATAA
- a CDS encoding PLDc N-terminal domain-containing protein, whose product MEIGIMFFMFFLFGLGLLILNIVTSVWAYRDSLRKGQNSTYSLVVLIGTLFFPIVGLIVYIIIRND is encoded by the coding sequence ATGGAAATCGGCATCATGTTTTTTATGTTTTTCTTATTCGGGTTGGGTTTGCTTATCTTGAATATCGTCACGAGCGTCTGGGCGTACCGGGATTCGTTGCGAAAAGGCCAAAACAGCACTTACAGCCTTGTCGTTTTAATCGGAACGCTTTTTTTCCCTATCGTCGGACTGATCGTTTATATAATCATAAGGAATGATTAG
- a CDS encoding DNA alkylation repair protein, translating into MNLNSTFANEVYEALRAHRNDENRGPMEAYMKHHFPFFGIKSPERKQILQPMLKEYRNVSDTERVEGALQLFQKPERECQYAGLAFLEKGVKKAPLSAIAVYKELLMTKPWWDTVDMIATHLCGGYFRRYPELLPPLTKEWSRSPHMWVRRSSLLHQLKFKEQTDEVLLFETIDSLKHEKEFFIEKAIGWALREYSKTNPDAVVCFLEKTECRPLSRREGLKWLKNKHPERILS; encoded by the coding sequence ATGAACCTGAACAGCACTTTTGCGAATGAAGTTTATGAAGCGTTAAGGGCACATAGAAATGACGAAAATAGAGGGCCGATGGAGGCTTATATGAAGCACCACTTTCCATTTTTTGGAATCAAGTCGCCCGAGCGGAAACAGATACTCCAACCGATGTTAAAAGAGTATAGGAATGTCTCTGATACAGAACGGGTGGAAGGGGCTTTGCAACTGTTTCAAAAACCAGAACGGGAATGCCAATATGCGGGACTGGCCTTTTTGGAAAAAGGAGTGAAAAAAGCACCGCTTTCCGCTATTGCTGTCTATAAAGAATTACTCATGACTAAGCCTTGGTGGGATACAGTAGATATGATTGCAACCCATTTATGCGGCGGTTATTTCAGGCGATATCCTGAGCTGCTCCCCCCTCTTACAAAAGAATGGAGTCGATCTCCTCATATGTGGGTGAGGAGGTCGAGTCTCCTGCACCAGTTAAAGTTCAAGGAGCAGACAGATGAAGTGCTGTTGTTCGAAACGATCGATTCGCTGAAACATGAGAAAGAGTTTTTCATAGAAAAAGCTATCGGATGGGCCTTGCGTGAATATAGCAAAACGAACCCAGACGCCGTAGTATGTTTCTTGGAGAAAACAGAATGTCGGCCATTAAGCCGGCGGGAAGGTTTGAAATGGCTGAAGAATAAACACCCGGAACGAATTCTGTCCTGA
- a CDS encoding patatin-like phospholipase family protein translates to MNNVGLVLEGGGMRGAYTAGVLDFFLDEGIHLPYVVGASAGACNGSSYVARQRGRNYEVIVEYGNHPEYISYKRMFTQRQLFGMDFIFDKLPNQLVPFDYETFHQQTTRFVVGTTDMQTGDPVFYDHFPDRDSLLKIIRASSSLPMVAPSIQYEGKQLMDGGISDPIPLQPSLDHGNDKHVVVLTRNDGYIKRKMKAGWYFNRKYKQFPLFAKAMLNRHFRYNKQLEKVKQAEKDGSAFVIRPIQPLRVSRIERNRDRLHQLYIQGYQEAQDQGERLEKFLQS, encoded by the coding sequence ATGAATAATGTCGGATTAGTTCTCGAAGGCGGAGGGATGAGAGGTGCATATACGGCAGGTGTTTTAGACTTTTTCCTCGATGAAGGGATCCATCTCCCTTATGTTGTCGGTGCTTCTGCTGGGGCTTGTAATGGCAGTTCTTACGTTGCCAGGCAGCGGGGGAGGAATTATGAAGTCATTGTCGAATATGGAAATCATCCAGAATACATATCATACAAACGAATGTTCACCCAGCGACAGCTGTTCGGAATGGATTTTATTTTTGATAAACTGCCGAACCAGCTTGTCCCCTTCGATTATGAGACATTCCATCAGCAAACTACAAGATTCGTCGTCGGGACCACAGATATGCAGACAGGTGATCCGGTTTTTTATGACCATTTTCCTGACAGGGACAGCCTGCTGAAAATCATCCGTGCTTCCAGTTCTCTGCCAATGGTGGCACCAAGTATCCAGTATGAGGGGAAACAATTGATGGACGGAGGAATTTCAGATCCAATTCCACTTCAGCCCTCTCTTGATCATGGCAACGATAAGCACGTCGTTGTTTTGACCCGGAATGACGGTTATATCAAAAGAAAGATGAAAGCAGGCTGGTATTTCAACCGTAAATACAAACAATTCCCCTTATTTGCAAAAGCTATGCTTAATCGTCATTTCCGCTATAACAAGCAATTGGAGAAGGTGAAACAGGCTGAGAAAGATGGGTCGGCCTTTGTAATTCGACCTATTCAACCACTGAGAGTGAGCAGAATTGAGAGAAATAGGGATCGTTTGCACCAGCTTTACATACAAGGGTATCAAGAAGCACAAGACCAGGGAGAGCGCCTGGAGAAATTTTTACAAAGTTAA
- a CDS encoding FbpB family small basic protein: protein MRPNRISFEDLVDRNKQQLLQDQEAIEKIEQDIDEKHSKRIDSDEYVS, encoded by the coding sequence ATGAGACCTAATCGTATTTCGTTTGAAGACTTAGTCGATCGTAATAAACAACAACTTTTGCAAGATCAAGAAGCTATCGAAAAAATTGAGCAGGATATAGATGAAAAACATTCTAAAAGAATCGACTCCGATGAATATGTGAGCTGA
- a CDS encoding aminotransferase A — MENLINSKVKDIEISGIRRFFNMVSHYEDVISLTIGQPDFPTPDHIKQAGIQAIQDNQTSYTHNAGLLSLRKAIEHHVSTTYQLSYRAEEEIIVTVGASQALDITLRTIIQPGDEVLLPGPVYPGYEPLIRLAGATPVFVDTSENQFKLTSDLIEANLTNRTKAIILPYPSNPTGVTMTEDELKAIAETLKKHQLFLLADEIYSELVYEQKHTSIATFQEIHDQVIVINGVSKSHSMTGWRIGYLLAPAWLSRHILKVHQYNVSCATSISQYAALEALTRGSEDSKKMREAYKQRRSYVTRRLQEMGLEFAQPDGAFYIFLRFPLKGKSTMDRAIQLVEEAGIALVPGDAFSEYGKGYMRLSYAYSMKTLEKGLDRLEKFHLTS; from the coding sequence ATGGAGAATTTAATTAATTCCAAAGTAAAAGATATTGAAATTTCAGGGATCCGCCGCTTTTTCAACATGGTCAGCCATTATGAGGATGTCATTTCATTAACAATCGGCCAGCCGGATTTTCCTACACCGGACCACATCAAACAGGCTGGTATACAGGCCATTCAAGACAACCAGACAAGCTACACTCACAATGCCGGGCTGTTATCACTACGAAAAGCGATTGAACACCATGTGTCCACGACCTATCAATTATCCTATCGCGCTGAAGAGGAAATTATCGTAACGGTCGGGGCTTCCCAGGCGCTTGATATTACGCTGAGGACCATAATCCAGCCTGGGGATGAAGTATTACTGCCGGGCCCCGTCTACCCAGGGTATGAGCCTTTGATTCGATTAGCAGGTGCGACTCCTGTATTTGTTGATACAAGTGAAAATCAATTCAAACTGACAAGCGACTTGATTGAAGCCAACTTGACAAACAGAACAAAAGCAATCATTTTACCATATCCCTCGAACCCTACCGGTGTAACCATGACAGAAGATGAATTAAAGGCCATCGCTGAAACTCTGAAAAAACATCAGCTTTTTCTCCTTGCCGATGAAATATACAGTGAACTCGTTTATGAACAAAAACATACATCCATCGCCACGTTTCAGGAAATCCACGACCAGGTAATCGTCATCAACGGGGTGTCGAAATCCCACAGCATGACAGGGTGGCGGATCGGCTATCTCCTTGCGCCTGCCTGGCTCAGTCGTCATATTCTGAAAGTCCATCAGTATAATGTCTCATGTGCGACATCCATCAGCCAATATGCAGCTTTGGAAGCGCTGACCAGAGGATCTGAAGATAGTAAGAAAATGAGGGAAGCCTATAAACAACGCCGTTCTTATGTAACGAGACGCCTGCAAGAGATGGGGCTGGAGTTTGCCCAGCCTGATGGTGCCTTTTATATTTTCCTCCGCTTCCCCTTAAAAGGAAAATCAACCATGGATCGAGCGATTCAACTCGTTGAAGAAGCGGGTATCGCACTCGTACCCGGAGATGCCTTTTCTGAGTACGGGAAAGGCTATATGAGACTATCCTATGCCTATAGCATGAAGACCTTGGAAAAAGGCTTGGATCGGCTTGAAAAATTCCATCTGACCTCTTGA
- a CDS encoding aspartyl-phosphate phosphatase Spo0E family protein produces the protein MTGKDPLLTEVEVLRKRMTKVALEKGLASAESVKISQELDALLNEIQKQRTN, from the coding sequence ATGACCGGAAAAGACCCTCTCTTAACCGAAGTGGAAGTTTTAAGAAAACGGATGACAAAAGTTGCACTTGAGAAAGGACTGGCAAGTGCAGAATCTGTCAAAATAAGTCAAGAATTAGATGCGCTTTTAAATGAGATACAGAAACAAAGGACGAATTGA